The Haliotis asinina isolate JCU_RB_2024 chromosome 3, JCU_Hal_asi_v2, whole genome shotgun sequence genome segment CTAAGAGTACGACGTCTGTGCAGTTAAATACATTAGCAGAGCCAGGATTTTTATGTCTTTGGTTTAAATCCCTTATCTGTCCTGATTGTAATCCTAGGACCATGTTTTTGTAGGTGTTTCAGTGGTGTAGATCTGTTGTAGATTTTATCCCATGTTGTAATGAAtgtactgaaatattgttgaaagcatcCCTATTTATCTAGAACATTGTGTATCCATCTTCTTCAGATAAACTCCCCAGACCACTCAAGACTGGTTTCATTCTAGAACTGACGTTCCCATTGACTTGTCTTTTGTCAATGTCGTCACAAATTATTCCCCCACTGAAATGTTAGACCAGACCATCAGGCTGACAGACACCGTTGATGTGTTGATGCTagtcatgtttgtcatgtgaTTATCTgatcaagacttgattatttacacactggaGATAATTCCACATATCCTAGAAGAATTTTTCTTTGGGGTTTTGGGCAGGCTGTTCTGATACCGAATATGAACCCATTATTTATTGTCATGAATATGGAAATACATTGACTTCTACTATTTTCAGAAAGCTGGTGAGATTGTACGCACCATGCTTCGTCTCAGTGAAGTAAGGACAGAGCAGTCAGCCCCTGTTACAATGCCGATGTCGATCAATGAGGTAATGATGAACTGAGAGAATTTCATTGTATCAGGGTCCTGCCTTTTTGTATTAAGCCGTGAATTAATGCTCCCAATCTCATATTTCAGATTTCCCAAGCTCTGCCCAAAGACCAGGGAATGACCTTGCGAGTTCTGGAACAGTACCTGTCCATTATTGCTGATGATTCTGTATGTGTGCACTTATAACCCATTCATGTTTGTAGGAAATAAAAAAAGGTATGATTGTCCTTGGAAAGAATGTTTAAAGCTGATGTCCCCCAAAGATATTTTGTgacaaatgctggggattttcaTCTTGATCCTGTGATTTGTGCTGTTTCTGCCTATGAAAGAGAACACTGAAGAATGCCAAGTGAATTTGTTTACAATGAAACCTCATCAGTGCTCACCTTCTGAGTCTTTAAAGTTCTGtgttaaactgaaattatgttttgGAACATAGTAGATATCATCAGAAAGGTCGAACTACAGACCCATGATTTAGTCAACAAATTTTCGACACACAGTGTGTGCAATACCATACAGATTCACTGTAGTTGTCTTAAAGATACATGCAAGTATTCACCATCATTGTCATGATGAATTTGATTTTGAGCATGTTACAGATGCTGGTTTGTAGACACATGACTGCTAGTAGCTCCTATGAAGTTccatgtttgtttcagtgtgaCTTCGTCAGCAAAGTGGGAGACAGTGGAGGGGGAATGTATGTTGTCAGTATCCTTCCCTTGTTGCCATAGTTACAGAAAGCGTTAATCACTTAACAGGGCTGTAACCAAAAACAGCCtgggcttacacatgattgttgatAAAAAGGTTAGACAAACCCACAATGCTTTCTAAATATAAAGGTTTCCAACTTGTTGGTCTCGAAAACATTGGCTTGCTACGCACCTGCTTATCCTTCATGAATTACCTTCATTGTTACAGATCCTGTACTTATTACCATCATTTTATATGACAAATGAgtaatatacacaaaataagGCACAAAGAGACATATCAATTCTCTTACCATAATGATAAGGATGCTCAACTGATAATTGACATCAGTCTGACACCTTGAATTAAGTGTCAGCTACTTGAGACAGTTTTTAGAAGAGAATCCACAGTGTCTTTGACATAGCTGATCCTCTTTGGCAATATCAAAATTCTGTGTAataaatggtttgaaaattgagTACATGTATCAGATGGTCTTTCAAATGATTTGTCAGTTCATAGTTGGCAATTCTGATACTTGTGTAAAGTTAGTTATAAATGTTATGATCACAAGTACAATGACCCATCACTGAAGCATGCAAGCCTTAACCTATTGCAAGACATCTTCAAGTCTCTCACAGCTCTCTGCAAGGCACACATTGAATCTGTGGTGCAGGAAAGGTGAGACCAGTAGTTTTCCCCTGGGGTTTGATGTCACCTTCTTCACTCAAAAGGGgttgtctagtggttaaagcactcactTATCATGTTAAAGATCCGGGGCTGATTTCACTCATGGGCATAATGTATtgagcccattcctggtgtacccagtcatgatattgctaaaagtgcctCAAGACTAAACTCTCTATCACTTCCCTTCatatcatatttgtattttgttcacTTGTATGTTGAGTTATCATCTTCAGTCAGAAATAGAGCTTTACGTTTATAAGTCTTGTTTGAGTTTCGCCTTGTCCTTGAGGGGAACAAATGGAATTGACtacaacaaaacatcagttGATAACGTATGTGAATGAACGGAAATGATAAGCAGTACCATGAATAAGCTATGTAGCTCATACTATTGTCAATATGGTGTCTCACATTCATCTGTAGGTTTGGATCCAAGTGTTTGAGACTGTTTAGAGTTCTCCTCCTGAAGAAACATGTGGAGCAGAAGCAGGTGAAAATACCTTCAACTTCTGTATCTGTACCTCTTCCTAATAGTGAATATCCCTGACATGTTTCTGATCGGTTTGTAAAGTACTGGACGAGTCAAgtacagtcgtgccccgtttatccgaacacttgtgttttcattgaaattgtccggataaGCGAATTTTCGGATATCTGTATCACGGGCCATATGTATaagaaacgtacaaagaaatgaacatagtaggcatcagacacaatctttattgattacggtacacatacacaaatatcagtgcatacaatgtctcatacctgttcatgcagttttgctcgcttgaagaaatcagtcatagcCTTTTGCACTGGCTGTGTAGAAAAGCGAGAGGACTTTGTCAGTCAGTTTGTCACTGTCGACATTCACAAGATCATAGGCAGTAgcagtcacagttgcaacttgtgCACAGGATTGTAGTACATTGCGATGTTCCGACAAGGCCATGTCTACTTGTGGGTCCTcttctcacgcttcaaagacTGCTGACTTCTTTGTTTCGGCACTCTGTAATCgcgtgtgtaaacatacaggtgctcagccatccgcatatacgagacaaaaatccacataatttagtgttttgtctATGAAAATGACCGTACAGTTACGGAAACCGGATatgtgagtaattttacaacgttgtgaattagttttaaggaattttcgttCGGAAAGTGagttttccggatatctgaggttcggataaaTGGGACACGACTGTAATTAGCAATTGGTTGTGTGATAGCTATGATGGGGCAAGTCAAAACTGACTTAAGAGTGACCATCCAAAGACTGTCTGTTGTTGGTAGCCATTGTGACTAAACAGTAATCACTGCAGTCAGTTCTGGGTACTGGGTTTTGCTCAGTCCTTGAATAATACGTGTAGAAATTTGGAATGGGTAGAGTGTTACTCCTAGTAAACCATGTCAGTTTTGAACCACAATTCTCTTTGGGCAACAGTGCCACTGCTGGGCTATCATTCAGCACTACAGTGGTAGGAACTGTACAGTACCTGTAGTATAACCATTAAGCTTCAAAATGGTTATGGTTATGGTTATCTGTCACAATTTCTTAGGAATTTGCCAGATTCATGAAGGCCAGATAACCCCTAATTATGTGTTTTGAGTTGGCTGTTCTGTGTATTTTTCATTGGCAATCTCAGAAAAAGTGTTTCAGAAAGACATATGAAACTGGCAATACTTCTAAGTCAGCCTATTGTTAGGATGATGTAATGTTTCCTTATGGGACATCAAGAATGATGGATTACTGGTACATGTATATCAGAATTTACTGTTCTCAAACAAGGTATCAGTGTAAGGTTGTAATGTTGTATCAACTGACAATCAACTCAGAGAACAAATAAAGTGCATATTTGcaaacatgttatatttcagGCTATTTGCACCCTGAAAGTTGTATGTAAGGATGTTGTTCAGATCGAATCCATATGACTTCAGATTGAGGAGTGTGCCATGATCCCTGCCAAGGAAGCCAAGGAGCTGTTGTACAGCATGTTTGCTGAGAATTTTGTGTCCATCACTGTAAGGGCTGCCCTCGGCATGCTTGTCACACACAAGCAAGAATCTACCACTAAAGGAAAAAAACTATTGATTAACAGTTGGAATTGTTTTTCCGTTTACTTTTGATAGATACAAGACTTAATGCTCAAGCACTAACATCAAATCACTTTCTTGTCACTAAATGACTGCTGGTCTATATCCCATATCTTAGTGATATTTAATATAACTGTTGATGAATTGTATTGGTGAAAAGGTTTTACTAGTGGACTAGTGAGTTGTTACTCTTAAGTATATGATTATTTTCCAGGTTCTTATTATTTCTTACAGCTTTTTGAATAAGTCAGGTTTGATTTTGTCACTTTATGCCTGGATAGTGTTGTAGTTAAGTTAAACTTGTAACTTAAGTAtccaaaatgtgaaaacaaagaGGGAAATTTTGTCTTATATAAACTAACTCGTTTATGTACCATAGTGAATATAAATGCTTCACCTTTTACTGTGAGAGAAGGGAGGTTTTTGAGCAAGTATGTTTTTATTTGATCAGGAGATCTCCAAAACCCCTGACCATGCCCCATCCAGGACATTCTACCTGTTCAAGGTGGACATTGACCAGGTGGCTCGCATGTTGTTGGAGAGATGCTACAAGGTTCGTATGAGACAAACGGTGAGGTAAACCTGGGCCTAAAGGTTCATAATGAGGTAGACACAAGATGAATAGTGCAGTACTCTTTGACCATAAGATAAATAGGAAGTTAGACTTGTGAACAAGATGAACTGTATAATAGACAATGACAACAAGTTGGGTGGTTGGGTAGGCATGGGCCATGCACAAAGATGAACAGTTGAGCTTCTAGTAGTCAAATGTGAAGTGGTCATTTTTGTTGTTAGTATTTTATAAATAGTAGAGAGAATTTGTTGTCTTCAAATTTCATATCAGTAACATGCTGCAGCACTATTTCAGGCCCTGGCAAATGCAATGATGAGAAGAGAAATGGAGGTTGCTGATCACAAGTAAGAAgtgatgtttgtgtgttgtgattATTACATTATCCTTACTTTTATAACAGAAGGTTGTTTTCCTTGGGCAACATTGATAGCGGTGGgataccctagtggttaaagtgtctgattgtcatgccaaagactctggttcgattccccacatgggtacaatgtgtgaagcaggtTTTtggtgccatgatattgcaggaatagtgctaaaacggcgtaaaaccatgttcACTCATGAACTGATTTGTACAACTTGTGTACTGATCTCTGGCCCTTTGACAGTTGTTTTGTCAGTTGTCATAACACACTCAACcttgtgtccatcatatatcTGTCGATATGTTGCTGAAAACACTGATGCTACGTCTGGTTCAAACTTGATTGTGTACAGGCCATCACCTAATTGGCAACTGTGCGAAAACCATTACCCACTACTTTTGTCTACCACTCACAAACTGTTGTGCACCACCCATCCACATCAACCACTGTTCTCCAACACCAACTAAATGTTGTACACCGACCTATCCAGTGTTGTCCACCACCCACTGTTGTACATCACCCACCTACAAAGTGTTGTGTATTACCCACCCACTGTGGTGCCGTCGTAAGAGgcaacgggtggtcaggcttgctgacttggttgacacgtcatcagttccccattgtgaagatcgatgctcatgtcattgatcactggattgtctgactcgattatttacagaccgccaccatatagctggaatattgctgagtgcggcgtaaagctcactcactcactcactgtggtgCACCAGCCCCCCACTGTTGTGCATTGTTCATTTACTGTTGTGCAGACGTCTGCTGGACAAGCAAGAGCGTGTGGAGGCCATCATTGCATCACTGGAGCAGGAGGGTGGAGAGGCAGCCCAGAAAGAAGAGATTGAACAGATGATCACACCACCTGAGCGGGCCCAGCTTGATAAAGTCAAGAGAACTGTCAACATGTATGTAGATCCATTACTACATAAACATGTTCCACAGAGTTCTGCACAGTCTCAGTTACTGTTAGTATGTTAGTCACTGATAATATGGCCAAGGAGTTTAGCAGCATCTACTGTTTTACTAAAAATGTACTCTAATTTTGAAAACTAGTTTATATAGGCAAGAAAAGGACTTGATTCAGattagtgtatgaaataaggcacATCCGACTATCCAAGACGGTGTGGTAAAAGCCTTGGATAACATCCCTACATCTGAGTAATATTGTCTgctctggttaaatccatttggggctggtaacattttgaagccCTGATATTTGCCTTTTTCATACACTGTTCAGGCtgtgatttcttgaaacaaactgaagtctgagttttgacctATGTGAGAGTTTGTACAAGAATTTGAGAAAACATAGGAAAATGCGTTTCCCAGAATGTACTGAAATCAGGGATTTACAGGACACAAATTCCTGTATCCTATACGCATAAAAATTGACATGGATGCAACTAAATAGGTTAACCCATCCATAGGGATGCAGAAAAATTTGAAATACTTTTTACAAAatgttgatcaagtaacaataGGTTTTCACTGAATTTGCTACTAGCTGCATTATATCACTTGCAGTTTCATtactgtgatgatcatgatacacaatacaataacagtaaatgAATTGTAACATATAACTTAgtattaatgataatatttaagtgtcgGAGACCCCTATCTTGTTGTCCAGGGACCCTCAAATAGAGTACACAAGGTAAACCCCtttgaaattgatattaaacaAAACAGTTGAAAATTTCAGTTTGGTGGGTAGAATACTTATGTTTGTGTGGGCTTTTGTTTTTTATAAATAcagctgagttaaaaattcagccttgaaattcagtttgaaatttgagtaaaaacttaattttgtttcaagaaaaCAGGGTTAGATGCTTCATTTTGAAGACAAAAGAATAAAAGGAAGTGTGTCTGGAATAGCATTAACATTCTGGGATTCTGGGATTCTGGGATTCTGGGTTAACTGTGGTCCCCAGTAACTTAAGCTCGGTGGAAGAGATGACTCAGCAGCATGTAACTCAGATACAAGACAATGTGTGGAATTATGGTACTGGCATCATGGCACAAGGATGGCTTCAATGTTTTTTCATTTGTCTCATTATATACCTATGTCATAGCTTGAGATGAGTGTATGGCTTTTTGGGGGTGCTTACACTGAACATTGTTGAACTCGTCCTGCATTTAACTTTAAATGTTGATTGTTACATTGTATGTATTCAATGACACAGGTATCTAATAGCTGCTACATTTAACGTTAGAACATTTATGTAAAGCACTCACCATGAGCGTAACTCGGGCAGCAGACCATAAAAACTAGTCTACCATTACATGAAGGAAATGCTGCAGTATTAAAATGTTAAAGTCAGTCTGAAGGCCTGGTGGATCAATGTGAGGTCAGTGTTGATATGGGGCGGTTGGGGGTatcctagtagttaaagcaatCGTTCATCAAGCCAAAGACCCCAGTTCAAATCctcacataagtacaatgtgtgaagcccatttctggtatcccctgcaatgatagtgctggaatattgctaaaagtggggtaAACACCAACTTAACTGACTCAGTAAGTGTCAGTGTTTGTTTCAGGCTGGATAGCTGTGAAGTTCAGCTGGACAACACAATGTTTCTCCTGGAGACCTATTTGGAATACACCAAGATACCTCTACCTGTCATGAAGAAAAAACAAGCCCTCTAGGACCCACAGTAAATACATTCATTAAACACACTGTAATATACCGCGATGTGTTGTTGTCTGTGTAAGTAAAACTGCATAACCAAAGTGGATAGTACATGCATGTCTCACTTGTCAGTGTCAAAGACAACATATGGTACTCCGGTGTTTACATTTTCGACAgtgggattgtgtggtcaggttcgatcgtaaaactcgctcactcaccctgtGACGGTGGACATAAGAATGACTGGTCTATGAGTCTATGCAACTGGACAAAATAACCTGGGCCtcttttcacaaaacactaaggTGAATCTTAAGTcgctaaggtaaccttagtgcagtttGAAAGAATGGGAGATAAGGTTAAcgttagtaaaggttgctttgtgaaggGAACCCCTGGCCTGCATGATTCTTTCATGTTACAATGTCATTAATATTGTTGCCATGAAACATCTGGTGTTGGGTGTGAATTTTCAGTCTTATGTGGCCATCAACTATAGTAATATAAAAGAATCAGGTTGAGTTGAATATATCGGTAGTGTCATGTCAATGTAATGTGAACATCACTTCCTGATATCACCACGGCAGTGGGGTAtctggtggttaaagtatttgctaATTATGAACCTTTGTTCATTTCAACACATGAGTATAatcagtgaagcccatttgtggtgccACCTACTGAGATCGCTGAATTACTCCTGAACTCACTGTTCCTGATGTCACCTGCACAACTAACTCAAAATAGGTTAAATTCAGTTTATTGTCAAGAGTCATACACATTCAATCTTTTATAGAATATATCTAAATGCATCTGGTTAATTATATCACTACCATCCTCCTCCATCTAGGGACACAGtccagactatttacagaccactggtCGCAGTCGTTACATCACAAGAACAATCAACAACTACAGAATTTAATAATGTACCCTCACACACACTGTACTGAACATTTCGACACTGGAATTGATTTTTCCAACtacatttgtttttatgacAGGTCAACAGACACTGATGAAAAATGGCGACAAACCTTATGGGTATGCAtaataaccatggtaacagcaaCATCAGCGTCTGGTGCTGAAATATCAGCATCACTTGTTTTTAAGGAAACTATCAGTTTCTTTATGTTCCTGGAATTTATTGCGTCCAGTATCATGAACAGTACGGAAAAAGCACCTGAACAGACCTGATTATAAAAGAATGAGAGATGTGATAGACTTGAGGTAGAGGACGGGTAGCCAAAGTATGCTAGGTAATATACTGACTACTGGATTTTAATGCATATTAGAGAGACCTCTTTACTTCACACTACATCATGATATATAAGTACATGTAAACTGTAGGTTTATTGTATAGTGGGAATATCTACTAATGCTTATCACACTACTCCAATACATTTCTGATGTGAATAAGAAATACCCCAAAAATgctaaaacaaaaaaatctttATTATAATATGACCATCTATCATAATGTAAAGTTAATTTAAGTCTCCTTGTATGTACGGTACGCGTGTATATAAAAACTTAACTATAATAAGAAACAACTCTAAACTGTTAAACATGTGgtggaaataaaataacatgaaaaatctacaaaatatatttctaaaacTATCTATACTTAACATtagcttacgactatcttagctctaagagagcttcgaaaatctaggcccataTACACAACTAATCTTGGCCATGCCAACATGGGAGTGATGGAGATCTCTGCTGGTCTGAGGCCAAAGGCCAGTGTCCAGTCACACCATGGGAATAACTCATGTCTGatcaatgttgttttcacaaCCTGAATAACCTGCAACTTTCTTACACAGGAATTCATTCATAAAATGCTTTATATCAAATCTGTAACCCTGTTTCATGAATTTGAATGAGATCATTTTCAAGAAGATGGGCGAGTCACATATATTGCCTTTCTTGCAGGCAAAATAAATATCTTCATGAGTTACTGATAACCAATCAAATTCATAGATTCTTAATAGAAGTTTAACAAACCTGTATAAAAAACAAACGTGAGGAAAGTATCTATTTCCCTATCACAGTGCAAAGCCTTGTTCCCAGCTGAATTATTCCCTTCAttgtttattgaaatattttgtctgggtttatatatatatatgaaacacaCTTCATGAGATGTTTCCAACACCTGAAAACAATTTCTATTAAATACTAGACATCCAAACAAgtggttcaaaaatcccatcgcctgaCGCTtgagacaagtcagttttcatttcaggcaatcaaatattGGTATCTAGCTTGTCTGTAGACTACAAGAAAAATTTCCACTTATTGTTTCAAGCTGCGAAtgaacttggatttcatttcatatctgctcataatgtagctactacatttcgcaataatagtaatttaaactatcgttctttgaaatttatcacgtGTCAATAAATAGTCTAGTAGACATTAACATCAAGCATGCTATCCATCACAATTTATGTAATGAGTTCTCAATCAGGACAGTGAACATGGATCCAGTGAATATGGATTCTAGGACTGTTTGTTTCCAGAATGATTAGCCAGGTGTATAGTTCTACTTTAAACTTGTGAATGTGAGTCGTTAGGCTTTCTTAATGTAATAACTTAGCAGTTGTTTaggtcagagtgagtgagtgtgtttacttttacaccgcacccagcaatattccacctaaatggcggtggtctgtaaataattgagtctggaccagacaatccagtgatcaacaacatgagcatcgatctgcgaaattgggaaccgatgacatatgtcaaccaagtcagcgagcctgaccacccaatcccattagtcgcctcttacgacaagcacagtcgccatttatggcaagcatgggttgctgaaggcct includes the following:
- the LOC137278279 gene encoding DNA-directed RNA polymerase III subunit RPC3-like, coding for MSRSKNDLCARILKDLYGELPYKIGKYLMAKGACPLRLITTDTKIPHNSVKRVLWVLSHQNIVHFEQNKKSVIEYGISCDRILWHVRYPKYIYCAKTLYGDAAELMVEELLQGGQGLMSGVVSKVTERLNEALEASGHPKINMSLVKDKFSSLVRTHFLHRSLEPVKDDNDRVISLQSPQNREEMFQTPTDADGPKRKRSVDDHSNPTKKLRTEEGEKEVPFDDGLYWQVNFDRFHQHFRDQAIIDAVCNKIDKKAGEIVRTMLRLSEVRTEQSAPVTMPMSINEISQALPKDQGMTLRVLEQYLSIIADDSCDFVSKVGDSGGGMYVVNIFKSLTALCKAHIESVVQERFGSKCLRLFRVLLLKKHVEQKQIEECAMIPAKEAKELLYSMFAENFVSITEISKTPDHAPSRTFYLFKVDIDQVARMLLERCYKALANAMMRREMEVADHKRLLDKQERVEAIIASLEQEGGEAAQKEEIEQMITPPERAQLDKVKRTVNMLDSCEVQLDNTMFLLETYLEYTKIPLPVMKKKQAL